A region from the Cellvibrio sp. PSBB006 genome encodes:
- the msbA gene encoding lipid A export permease/ATP-binding protein MsbA, whose amino-acid sequence MVDKNKTAQPVVETSALKIYLRLLSYLKSYRLMFVVSIVGFALYATSTTLFIKILENLINIIESNDPQDRFLVPLQVIGLTVLRGIGAFAGVYFLSRVAFSVIHSLRVQVFNHMTRLPSMTFDDQSSGHLVSVITYNINGVTAAATDAIKILLREGLTVVALLSYLFYTDWKLTLVFILIAPLIGSLVTTVGKRLRRLSTKVQTTVGDITQVTSEMITGYRVMRSFGGEDYEKQRFEAASKKNYQQNMKIVVTAAANTPLIQLIVAFAIASLIYLALNVMELGNPAEFVAYMTAVGAMLQPMRRLGEVAPIILKGVAAADSVFTLLDQAPERDEGTREVSRVQGQVSFRHLYFHYSRSDRPALKDINLDVAPGEVIALVGRSGSGKSTLVNLLARFYDYDQGDICIDEIPLADFRLANLRQQIALVNQHVTLFNDSVAGNIAYGSLTDRDMDAIRRAADLAHATEFIEQLPQGFDTLIGEGGARLSGGQRQRLAIARAILKDAPILILDEATSALDNESERFIQAALESVMQNRTTFVVAHRLSTIERADRIVVMDAGEIVEQGTHAELLAKGAHYANLYSMQFRDEPQDVNNIAE is encoded by the coding sequence ATGGTAGACAAAAACAAAACCGCACAACCGGTTGTGGAAACATCAGCGCTTAAAATTTATTTGCGGTTGTTGTCATACCTTAAATCCTACCGTTTGATGTTTGTGGTCAGCATTGTGGGGTTTGCCCTTTATGCAACATCCACCACGCTGTTTATCAAGATTCTTGAAAATCTGATTAACATTATTGAAAGCAATGATCCGCAAGACCGCTTTTTGGTGCCCTTGCAAGTCATTGGCTTAACAGTGTTACGTGGTATTGGTGCTTTTGCCGGCGTGTATTTTTTGTCGCGGGTTGCCTTCAGTGTCATTCACAGTTTACGTGTTCAGGTGTTCAATCATATGACGCGTTTACCGAGTATGACATTTGATGATCAAAGCTCCGGTCATCTGGTATCGGTGATTACCTACAACATCAACGGTGTGACCGCCGCCGCGACGGATGCAATCAAGATTTTGTTGCGCGAGGGTCTGACGGTTGTTGCGTTGTTGTCCTATCTGTTTTACACGGATTGGAAATTAACCCTGGTGTTTATCTTGATTGCGCCACTGATCGGTTCATTGGTTACCACGGTGGGTAAACGTTTACGGCGTTTAAGTACCAAAGTGCAAACCACGGTGGGCGACATAACCCAGGTCACCAGCGAGATGATTACCGGTTATCGGGTGATGCGCAGCTTCGGCGGCGAGGATTATGAAAAGCAACGCTTTGAAGCCGCGAGCAAAAAAAATTACCAACAGAATATGAAGATCGTGGTAACCGCTGCAGCCAACACACCCTTGATTCAGTTGATTGTTGCTTTCGCCATTGCATCGCTGATTTATCTTGCGCTGAATGTCATGGAGCTGGGCAACCCGGCAGAGTTCGTGGCCTATATGACGGCGGTGGGCGCTATGTTGCAGCCTATGCGCCGATTGGGTGAAGTCGCGCCGATTATTCTTAAAGGTGTTGCAGCAGCGGATAGCGTATTCACCCTGCTCGACCAGGCGCCGGAACGCGATGAAGGCACGCGCGAAGTATCCCGCGTTCAGGGCCAGGTCAGTTTCAGGCATTTATATTTTCATTATTCCCGGAGTGATAGGCCGGCATTGAAGGATATCAATCTCGATGTTGCGCCGGGCGAAGTCATTGCGTTGGTCGGACGTTCGGGTAGTGGCAAGTCGACGCTGGTTAATTTGCTGGCACGCTTTTATGACTACGATCAGGGTGATATTTGCATTGATGAGATTCCGCTTGCGGATTTCCGTCTGGCTAATTTGCGACAGCAGATCGCGCTGGTGAATCAACATGTCACGCTGTTTAATGATTCGGTGGCCGGCAATATTGCTTATGGCAGTTTGACTGATCGTGATATGGATGCAATTCGTCGGGCGGCGGATCTGGCTCACGCGACAGAGTTTATTGAGCAGCTGCCGCAAGGTTTTGACACGCTGATCGGAGAAGGCGGTGCGCGTTTATCCGGTGGCCAGCGGCAACGCCTGGCGATTGCGCGCGCGATTTTGAAAGATGCGCCGATTCTGATTCTGGATGAAGCAACCTCTGCGTTGGATAACGAATCTGAACGTTTTATTCAGGCCGCATTGGAAAGTGTTATGCAAAATCGCACCACCTTTGTGGTTGCGCATCGGTTGTCCACGATTGAGCGCGCAGACCGCATTGTGGTGATGGATGCAGGTGAAATAGTTGAGCAGGGTACTCATGCTGAATTACTGGCGAAGGGTGCACATTACGCGAATTTGTATTCAATGCAATTCCGCGATGAACCGCAAGACGTCAATAATATTGCTGAATAA
- a CDS encoding glycosyltransferase family 4 protein — MRLAFTLFHYFPYGGLERDMLAMARACVARGHQVTIYTQRWVGDQPDDIPVVIVPARALTNHGRARAFAQQFQALRAQETLDLVIGFNKMPGLDVYYAADVCFAQKAYEERGWLYRLSGRSRHYLALERAVFAPTSKTQILLISPAQVAPFQRYYQTPDERLHLLPPGIKRDRVMPADYAAQRQQWRATFGLSPDTFLMLMVGSDFRRKGLARSIRALADLPEALRQRAQLWVAGDDDPKAFINLAQTLGVSKQLKVLGARDDIAQLLWSADVFLHPAHSEAAGAVLLEAMVAGLPVITTDVCGYAHYVAQQQQGRVITAAMADQQLAAVVAEVAACDPQLWRQRARDFIDSNDIFSMMDNAVDFIEQLGSGKSAPTQAG; from the coding sequence ATGCGTCTGGCGTTTACCCTGTTCCATTATTTCCCTTATGGCGGCCTGGAGCGAGACATGCTCGCCATGGCACGGGCCTGCGTAGCGCGCGGCCATCAGGTGACGATTTACACCCAACGTTGGGTTGGCGATCAACCAGATGATATTCCTGTCGTGATTGTGCCCGCCCGCGCCTTGACCAACCACGGTCGCGCCCGCGCATTTGCGCAGCAGTTTCAGGCATTGCGCGCGCAAGAAACGCTGGACCTGGTGATCGGTTTCAATAAAATGCCCGGTCTTGATGTGTATTACGCCGCCGATGTGTGTTTTGCGCAGAAGGCCTATGAAGAGCGCGGTTGGTTGTATCGACTGAGTGGTCGGAGCCGGCATTACCTGGCTCTGGAGCGAGCGGTTTTTGCGCCGACCAGCAAGACACAGATACTCCTGATATCTCCTGCGCAGGTCGCTCCGTTTCAACGTTATTATCAAACGCCTGATGAACGGCTGCATTTGTTGCCACCCGGTATCAAGCGCGACCGGGTCATGCCTGCCGATTATGCCGCGCAGCGTCAACAATGGCGGGCGACCTTTGGCTTATCGCCTGACACGTTTTTGATGTTGATGGTCGGCTCGGATTTTCGGCGCAAAGGCTTGGCGCGTAGCATCCGCGCACTGGCGGACTTGCCGGAAGCGTTACGCCAGCGTGCCCAATTATGGGTGGCGGGCGATGATGATCCCAAAGCGTTTATCAATTTGGCGCAGACCTTGGGCGTCAGTAAACAGTTGAAGGTCCTGGGAGCACGCGATGACATTGCGCAACTCTTATGGTCTGCCGATGTCTTCCTGCATCCGGCCCATAGCGAGGCGGCTGGCGCTGTATTGCTGGAGGCGATGGTGGCCGGCTTGCCGGTTATCACAACGGATGTCTGTGGTTATGCGCATTATGTGGCCCAACAGCAACAGGGGCGCGTGATAACGGCAGCCATGGCTGATCAGCAATTGGCTGCAGTGGTGGCCGAGGTGGCGGCATGCGATCCACAGCTATGGCGGCAGCGGGCGCGGGACTTTATCGACAGTAACGACATATTTTCAATGATGGATAACGCCGTGGATTTTATTGAACAATTGGGATCGGGCAAATCGGCACCGACGCAGGCGGGATGA
- a CDS encoding O-antigen ligase gives MKWARRETFCLGWAAIGIYLFLSAFFWASGPAPLRAVFYLFLLLPFLLVLPWRKWRSEEYGGYFTISALVFAAYCVLSSLWGRASDVDFFFKQWLFLAFWLCGVAWLFYHRPVNLQRLYLVVICIGVVCSLVTVYFFYAYKNYSIAARLSGFGLAENSTIVAQIFGVAALLAYLKSLQAENWKFSPVFFIGAMICALVILMSQSRGAAMALILVCFAGLLIVRPRPLIWVPQVTLALVGILALFVLTNMDDVLEKRGISFSFRDAIWVELLDRSLERPLFGLGLERDSRIIIPDVDVFHHAHNSWIDILYYTGLIGLLLALWHWVLLARSFSRDRDILPLYLWLAYGSLCLFTNGSSLLTRPDAQWLMYWVPAGLLAAVVMSRRRCPTR, from the coding sequence ATGAAATGGGCCCGCAGAGAGACCTTTTGTCTTGGCTGGGCGGCTATCGGGATTTACCTGTTTTTATCCGCGTTTTTCTGGGCCTCGGGGCCCGCGCCCTTACGCGCGGTGTTTTATCTATTTTTGCTGCTGCCTTTTCTGTTGGTCTTGCCCTGGCGCAAATGGCGGAGTGAAGAGTACGGTGGTTACTTCACCATATCGGCGCTGGTTTTTGCCGCTTACTGTGTGCTGTCGTCCCTCTGGGGCCGGGCATCGGATGTCGATTTTTTCTTCAAGCAGTGGCTGTTTCTGGCGTTCTGGTTGTGCGGTGTGGCCTGGCTTTTTTATCACCGTCCGGTCAACCTGCAACGACTTTATCTGGTTGTTATTTGCATCGGTGTGGTGTGTTCACTGGTCACCGTTTATTTTTTCTACGCCTATAAAAATTATTCCATTGCGGCGCGTCTCTCGGGTTTTGGGCTGGCTGAAAACTCCACTATCGTGGCCCAGATCTTTGGCGTGGCTGCCTTGCTTGCTTACCTTAAATCCTTGCAGGCAGAAAACTGGAAATTTTCCCCCGTATTTTTTATCGGTGCCATGATTTGTGCACTGGTTATCTTGATGTCCCAAAGTCGCGGGGCGGCCATGGCATTGATACTGGTGTGTTTCGCCGGCTTGTTGATTGTCCGTCCTCGCCCACTTATCTGGGTTCCGCAAGTGACCTTGGCGCTTGTCGGTATTCTGGCTTTATTTGTCCTGACCAATATGGACGATGTGCTGGAAAAGCGGGGCATTTCTTTTTCATTTCGCGATGCTATCTGGGTGGAATTGCTGGACCGCTCCCTCGAACGGCCGTTGTTCGGCCTGGGTCTGGAACGGGATTCGCGCATCATCATCCCCGATGTGGATGTGTTTCATCACGCACATAATTCGTGGATTGACATCCTTTACTATACCGGCTTGATTGGCTTGCTATTGGCCCTGTGGCATTGGGTATTGCTCGCGCGCAGTTTCAGTCGCGACAGGGATATCCTGCCGTTGTACCTCTGGCTGGCCTACGGCAGCCTGTGTTTATTTACCAATGGTTCCAGCTTGTTAACGCGCCCTGACGCGCAGTGGCTGATGTATTGGGTTCCCGCCGGATTACTGGCCGCCGTGGTCATGAGTCGCCGCCGATGTCCGACAAGATAA
- a CDS encoding DUF4136 domain-containing protein — protein MNPQLASIPTMFRSLWRFWLLALVLIMCGCASTKYNQDFKPGTDFSGHKTYNWRGASSDIPGVSAQQIQRQADTQLASQGLSRTESNPDLLFDMKIVSRISTGSSTGLGLSIGLPLGRHGSIGLGGGKSMPNDKQEGIIIVDITDAPTNNLIWRGSAEAVPLQHFSLSNEAKLAEVLRKLLSQYPPK, from the coding sequence ATGAACCCACAACTGGCGAGTATACCGACAATGTTCCGCTCACTTTGGCGTTTTTGGTTGCTCGCACTGGTATTGATCATGTGTGGATGCGCCAGCACCAAATATAATCAGGACTTCAAACCGGGAACTGACTTTAGCGGGCACAAGACTTATAACTGGCGTGGTGCCTCATCAGATATTCCGGGTGTAAGCGCTCAACAGATTCAACGTCAGGCAGACACCCAATTGGCCAGCCAAGGGTTAAGTCGCACCGAAAGCAATCCCGACCTCCTGTTCGATATGAAGATTGTATCGCGCATCAGTACCGGCTCTTCCACCGGACTGGGGTTGTCTATCGGCCTGCCTCTCGGCCGCCACGGCAGTATCGGACTGGGCGGCGGTAAAAGTATGCCTAACGACAAACAGGAAGGCATCATCATCGTTGATATTACCGATGCACCAACCAACAATCTAATTTGGCGCGGCAGCGCTGAAGCCGTACCACTGCAACATTTTTCGCTGAGCAATGAAGCAAAACTTGCTGAAGTTTTACGCAAGCTTTTGAGCCAATATCCACCCAAGTAA
- the hldE gene encoding bifunctional D-glycero-beta-D-manno-heptose-7-phosphate kinase/D-glycero-beta-D-manno-heptose 1-phosphate adenylyltransferase HldE yields the protein MNLTMPFFDRARVLVVGDVMLDRYWHGNTSRISPEAPVPVIKVSQSEERPGGAANVALNIAALGAAACLIGTIGDDDAGIVLQNRLKAASIHTDFQISRNKPTITKLRVISRHQQILRMDFEESFDARDSDEFARKAKVIMPQMDALVLSDYAKGSLQDCQALIAMARMRRVPVLVDPKGKDFARYRGATLLTPNMQEFEQVVGGCDSEQQMVAKGSALMQELDLQALLVTRGEQGMTLLRPNQPELHLPARAREVFDVTGAGDTVIAVVAAVLASGQPLTEAVALANLAAGIAVGKLGTAAVSAPELRFALQGEQGSERGVVSEEQLLQAVEDARARGEKIVFTNGCFDIIHAGHVGYLEEARKLGHRLIVAINSDASVKRLKGEGRPINPVDRRMAVLAGLEAVDWVLYFEDDTPERLLRNLKPDVLVKGGDYREHQVVGGDIVKEYGGSVKVLSFIDSCSTTAIVNKIRQQ from the coding sequence ATGAATCTGACTATGCCTTTTTTTGACCGCGCGCGCGTGCTTGTTGTGGGTGATGTCATGCTGGATCGTTATTGGCATGGCAACACATCGCGTATCTCCCCGGAGGCGCCGGTTCCGGTCATCAAGGTCAGTCAATCGGAGGAGCGTCCCGGTGGTGCTGCGAACGTTGCACTTAACATTGCCGCGCTGGGCGCAGCGGCCTGTTTGATCGGTACGATCGGGGATGATGATGCCGGTATTGTGTTACAGAATCGTTTAAAAGCAGCCTCCATTCACACGGATTTTCAAATTTCCCGCAATAAACCCACTATCACCAAGTTGCGCGTTATCAGCCGGCACCAACAAATTCTGCGCATGGATTTTGAAGAATCCTTTGATGCGCGTGACAGTGATGAATTTGCCAGAAAAGCCAAGGTCATCATGCCGCAGATGGATGCGCTGGTACTATCCGATTATGCCAAGGGCAGTTTGCAGGATTGTCAGGCATTAATAGCCATGGCGCGTATGCGTCGTGTTCCGGTGTTGGTCGATCCCAAAGGAAAAGATTTTGCCCGTTATCGCGGCGCAACCTTACTCACACCCAATATGCAGGAATTTGAACAGGTTGTTGGTGGTTGTGACAGCGAACAGCAAATGGTTGCGAAGGGCAGTGCGCTAATGCAGGAACTGGATTTGCAAGCACTGTTGGTAACCCGCGGTGAGCAGGGTATGACCTTGCTGCGCCCTAACCAACCGGAATTGCATTTGCCGGCGCGCGCGCGTGAAGTATTTGATGTGACCGGTGCGGGCGATACGGTGATTGCCGTTGTCGCAGCGGTGCTGGCATCGGGCCAGCCTTTAACTGAGGCGGTAGCACTGGCAAATCTCGCGGCGGGAATTGCGGTTGGCAAGTTGGGGACGGCAGCAGTCAGTGCCCCGGAATTGCGTTTTGCCTTGCAGGGTGAGCAGGGTTCGGAGCGCGGTGTTGTGAGTGAAGAACAATTACTGCAAGCGGTGGAAGATGCGCGCGCGCGCGGAGAAAAAATCGTTTTTACCAATGGCTGTTTCGATATTATTCACGCCGGTCACGTCGGTTACCTGGAAGAAGCACGCAAACTGGGTCACCGTTTGATCGTTGCCATCAACAGTGATGCATCGGTAAAACGTTTAAAAGGAGAAGGCCGCCCGATCAATCCGGTGGATCGCCGTATGGCAGTTCTGGCTGGCCTCGAAGCGGTGGATTGGGTGTTGTATTTTGAAGATGATACCCCGGAGCGACTGCTGCGCAATTTGAAACCCGATGTGCTGGTAAAAGGTGGCGACTATCGCGAGCATCAGGTGGTAGGCGGCGATATCGTCAAAGAGTACGGCGGCAGTGTAAAAGTATTGAGCTTTATCGATAGTTGTTCAACGACGGCGATTGTGAATAAAATCCGGCAGCAATGA
- the rfaP gene encoding lipopolysaccharide core heptose(I) kinase RfaP, with translation MSDNTHHVLILRDELQTLWQGKDVFAEVQQLRGDVARVAPGRQTLRFELNGQAYYRKLHTGVGWGEIFKNLVRLRLPVIGARNEWLALNKLAELDVSSLTPVAYGEQNTNPATRLSFIVTRELTGTVQLDHYLLERLQAGALGFTEKLVLLQQVANIARALHAGGINHRDFYLCHFLLDCRSMESWRQGHGEPVLYLVDLHRAQLRSSVPRRWLVKDLGSLYFSAMDLGVNSRDICRFLRLYFGESLRHIIEQRKALLSEIEQRAQGLYAREQRLMQRRGKA, from the coding sequence ATGTCAGATAACACCCATCACGTGCTGATTTTGCGCGACGAATTGCAAACCTTGTGGCAAGGCAAGGATGTCTTCGCCGAGGTGCAGCAATTGCGTGGCGACGTGGCGCGTGTGGCGCCGGGTCGACAAACCCTGCGCTTTGAGCTGAATGGCCAGGCCTATTACCGTAAACTCCATACCGGCGTCGGTTGGGGTGAGATCTTCAAGAATCTGGTGCGTTTGCGGTTGCCGGTGATCGGTGCGCGCAATGAGTGGCTGGCCCTGAACAAACTGGCTGAGCTTGATGTGTCCAGCCTTACGCCGGTTGCTTACGGCGAACAGAATACGAATCCGGCGACCCGTTTATCGTTTATTGTCACCCGTGAATTGACCGGCACGGTCCAGCTTGATCACTATCTCCTGGAGCGTTTACAGGCGGGTGCGCTGGGCTTCACAGAGAAGTTGGTGCTCTTGCAGCAGGTCGCCAACATCGCGCGCGCGCTTCATGCCGGCGGCATCAATCATCGCGACTTTTATCTGTGCCATTTCCTGCTGGATTGCCGATCCATGGAATCCTGGCGTCAGGGACATGGGGAGCCGGTGCTCTACTTGGTCGATCTGCACCGGGCCCAGTTGCGTTCAAGCGTCCCGCGCCGCTGGCTGGTTAAAGATCTCGGTAGCTTGTATTTTTCGGCGATGGATCTCGGCGTTAACAGTCGGGACATATGCCGTTTCTTACGGCTGTATTTTGGTGAGTCTTTAAGGCACATCATTGAACAGCGCAAAGCCCTATTGAGTGAAATCGAACAGCGTGCACAAGGGTTATATGCGCGCGAGCAACGACTGATGCAGCGACGAGGTAAAGCGTGA
- a CDS encoding branched-chain amino acid transaminase, whose product MSFADRDGVIWLDGELVPWRDAKVHVLTHTLHYGMGVFEGVRAYKSDSRGTCIFRLKEHTDRLFRSAHIMRMKMPFAKEQINEAHKQVVRENNLSEAYLRPMAFYGSEGMGLRADNLKVHVIVAAWHWPSYMSPEARDLGIKVRTSSYTRHHVNISMCKAKANGHYINSLLALQEALDSGCEEALLLDNEGYVAEGSGENFFLVRDGVIYTPELTSCLDGITRNTIFQLAADCGYEIREKRITRDEVYIADEAFFTGTAAEVLPIRELDGRQIGEGRRGPVTTRLQDLYFKAVRGELADHGNWLAPIAG is encoded by the coding sequence TGCCAAGGTTCACGTACTCACCCATACCCTGCACTACGGCATGGGCGTCTTTGAAGGGGTGCGTGCCTATAAAAGCGATAGTCGCGGTACCTGTATCTTCCGCCTGAAAGAGCACACGGATCGCCTGTTCCGTTCAGCGCACATCATGCGCATGAAGATGCCATTCGCCAAAGAGCAGATCAACGAAGCCCACAAGCAGGTGGTGCGTGAAAATAATCTCAGTGAAGCCTACCTGCGTCCCATGGCATTTTATGGGTCGGAAGGCATGGGGCTGCGCGCGGACAATCTTAAAGTTCACGTCATCGTTGCCGCCTGGCACTGGCCTTCATACATGTCGCCCGAGGCTCGCGACCTGGGTATTAAAGTGCGCACCTCCAGCTACACCCGCCACCACGTCAACATCTCCATGTGTAAGGCGAAAGCCAACGGTCACTACATCAATTCTTTGCTGGCCTTGCAGGAAGCGCTGGACAGCGGTTGCGAAGAAGCCTTGTTGCTGGACAATGAAGGTTACGTGGCGGAAGGCAGTGGCGAAAACTTTTTCCTGGTGCGCGACGGTGTGATCTACACTCCGGAGTTGACCTCCTGCCTCGACGGTATTACCCGCAACACCATCTTCCAGTTGGCGGCGGATTGCGGTTATGAAATACGCGAAAAACGGATTACCCGCGACGAAGTGTATATCGCCGATGAAGCGTTCTTTACCGGTACGGCGGCGGAAGTGTTGCCGATTCGTGAGCTGGATGGCCGTCAGATCGGTGAAGGTCGTCGCGGTCCGGTGACCACGCGCTTGCAGGATCTGTACTTCAAAGCGGTGCGCGGTGAACTGGCTGACCACGGTAATTGGCTGGCGCCGATTGCCGGCTAG
- a CDS encoding glycosyltransferase family 4 protein encodes MSDKINIMILQTRHIESISYLTAELVNAFPPERYQVTLVYLETGEPTAADALAHRCVFLGLDKTDYKGLRLKAMKKVRPFLESHHFDVIIANMYKPVHLLMQLRRSVSARLCIGIIHAFGEFDRFGRRWMMRLSLDKRWHMVGVSEPVRRYLINARCGLYEHNTSAINNAVDVKAIAAQAMDASAARAALHLPAGGFLFGTVGRCVKGKRHLEMLKAFHQFCGERNDVFLVIIGDGELRPVLDEYIAQHHLQGKVFLAGYVPQAMRFIRALDVFVFPSESEGFGIALLEAMALGLPALVNKVEPLTSIVNGCGITVDTADVAAMSAAMKDYYEMPLQARETKGLQHYHRVQEHYAIEQFRSAYRALVEQKLSGIE; translated from the coding sequence ATGTCCGACAAGATAAACATTATGATCTTGCAAACCCGGCATATTGAGAGTATTTCCTACCTCACTGCCGAGTTGGTGAATGCCTTTCCCCCGGAGCGCTACCAGGTCACGCTGGTTTACCTTGAGACCGGTGAACCTACGGCGGCAGATGCCCTGGCTCATCGGTGCGTCTTTCTGGGGTTGGATAAAACGGATTACAAAGGCTTGCGCCTTAAGGCGATGAAGAAGGTGCGCCCGTTTCTGGAGAGCCACCACTTTGATGTCATCATCGCCAATATGTACAAGCCGGTGCATTTGTTGATGCAATTGCGCCGCTCGGTATCGGCCAGGTTGTGTATTGGTATCATTCATGCCTTTGGCGAGTTTGATCGATTCGGTCGCCGCTGGATGATGCGGCTGTCGCTGGATAAACGCTGGCATATGGTGGGCGTATCCGAACCGGTACGCCGGTATCTGATTAATGCCCGATGCGGCCTCTATGAACATAACACCTCGGCCATTAATAACGCCGTTGATGTCAAGGCGATTGCTGCTCAGGCCATGGATGCAAGCGCGGCGCGTGCGGCACTGCACCTCCCCGCCGGCGGATTTCTGTTCGGGACGGTCGGGCGTTGTGTTAAAGGCAAACGTCACCTGGAGATGCTGAAAGCATTTCACCAGTTTTGCGGTGAGCGAAACGATGTATTTCTGGTCATTATTGGTGATGGCGAGCTTCGCCCGGTACTGGATGAATACATCGCGCAACACCATTTGCAAGGCAAGGTTTTTTTAGCCGGTTATGTGCCTCAGGCGATGCGTTTTATTCGCGCACTGGATGTGTTTGTGTTTCCTTCGGAGTCGGAAGGTTTCGGCATCGCCTTACTTGAAGCTATGGCCCTTGGTCTGCCAGCGTTGGTGAATAAGGTTGAGCCGTTGACCAGTATCGTCAACGGTTGCGGTATTACTGTCGATACCGCTGATGTAGCAGCGATGAGTGCAGCGATGAAAGATTATTATGAAATGCCACTGCAAGCGCGCGAGACAAAAGGCCTCCAACATTATCATCGCGTGCAGGAGCATTACGCTATAGAGCAGTTCCGTTCGGCTTACCGCGCATTGGTCGAGCAGAAACTATCAGGTATTGAATAA
- the waaF gene encoding lipopolysaccharide heptosyltransferase II, translating into MSSSPSKILIIGPAWIGDMMMAQSLFKVIKQRKPDTRIDVLASPWTLPLLARMPEVDNTIDMPLGHGKIELGVRYRLGKFLAQSNYQQAIVLPNSFKSALIPAFAGIPLRTGWRGEMRYGLLNDIRLLDKRRYPLMVQRYLALGYPAHATLPETFPYPELLIDPARQPQLLTKFALRRDRPVLILCPGAEYGPSKRWPETYYAHVADHKIRQGWQVWLLGSAKDNSVTEAIRDQLDEAQQVHCYNLAGTTQLDEAIDLMAMADAVVSNDSGLMHIAAALSRPLVVIYGSTSPAFTPPLSEHVRVVSIAIECSPCFERECPKQHHRCLKDLSPSTVLEALQDVAPTAAVAVVTDP; encoded by the coding sequence ATGTCCTCATCCCCCAGCAAGATACTGATCATCGGCCCCGCCTGGATTGGCGACATGATGATGGCGCAGTCGCTGTTCAAGGTCATCAAACAGCGCAAACCCGACACCCGGATTGATGTCCTTGCCTCACCCTGGACCTTGCCGTTGCTGGCGCGCATGCCGGAAGTGGACAACACCATCGACATGCCACTGGGGCACGGCAAGATCGAGTTGGGAGTGCGTTACCGCTTGGGCAAATTTCTCGCGCAAAGCAATTATCAGCAGGCAATCGTTTTACCCAACTCCTTTAAATCGGCGCTGATACCCGCTTTCGCCGGCATTCCCTTGCGTACCGGCTGGCGCGGTGAGATGCGTTACGGTCTGCTTAACGATATCCGCCTGTTGGACAAGCGCCGCTACCCGTTGATGGTGCAACGCTACCTGGCCTTGGGTTATCCCGCCCACGCCACCCTACCTGAAACCTTTCCTTATCCTGAGCTGTTAATTGATCCGGCGCGCCAGCCACAATTACTCACAAAATTTGCATTGCGGCGCGACCGGCCGGTGTTGATACTCTGCCCCGGCGCGGAATATGGCCCTTCCAAGCGTTGGCCCGAGACTTACTACGCCCACGTCGCCGACCACAAAATCCGTCAGGGTTGGCAGGTGTGGTTGCTGGGGTCTGCCAAAGACAACAGCGTGACCGAAGCAATTCGCGATCAGTTGGACGAAGCGCAGCAGGTGCATTGCTACAACCTGGCGGGCACGACGCAACTGGATGAAGCCATTGATCTGATGGCGATGGCCGATGCTGTGGTGAGCAATGATTCCGGTTTGATGCATATCGCTGCTGCCTTAAGCCGGCCTCTGGTGGTGATCTACGGCTCCACCTCGCCAGCGTTTACGCCACCATTGTCGGAGCACGTAAGGGTTGTCTCCATTGCTATTGAATGTTCTCCCTGTTTTGAGCGGGAATGCCCGAAACAGCATCATCGTTGTCTCAAGGATTTATCGCCTTCCACCGTGTTGGAAGCCTTACAGGATGTTGCGCCCACAGCAGCAGTGGCTGTGGTGACAGACCCATGA